The Mauremys mutica isolate MM-2020 ecotype Southern chromosome 1, ASM2049712v1, whole genome shotgun sequence genome has a segment encoding these proteins:
- the EEF1AKMT1 gene encoding EEF1A lysine methyltransferase 1 isoform X1, which yields MRMGGDDDDDDIPQLSSHTLAALQEFYRDQREGTKISQGFKQYSIGSIEEDWQLSQFWYDDETALCLAKEAILAAGRGGRIACVSAPSVYQKLKEQDDKDFSVCILEYDKRFSVYGEEFIFYDYNNPLNLPGNLIPHSFDIVLADPPYLSEECLRKTAETIKYLTKGKILLCTGAVMEEQAAKHLGVKMCNFTPKHAQNLANEFRCYVNYDSGLDRDSSCSECT from the exons ATG AGAAtgggtggtgatgatgatgatgacgacatCCCTCAGCTTTCATCCCATACGCTGGCTGCCCTGCAGGAGTTCTATAGAGATCAGAGAGAGGGCACAAAGATCTCCCAAGGGTTTAAACAGTATTCCATTGGCTCAATAGAGGAGGACTGG CAGTTGAGCCAGTTTTGGTATGATGATGAGACTGCATTGTGCCTGGCTAAAGAAGCTATTCTGGCAGCTGGAAGAGGTGGCAG gaTAGCGTGTGTTAGTGCTCCAAGTGTTTACCAGAAACTGAAAGAACAGGATGACAAAGATTTTTCAGTGTGTATACTGGAATATGACAAAAGATTTTCTGTATACGGAGAGGAATTTATCTTCTATGATTACAACAATCCATTGAATTTACCTGGAAATCTCATACCACACAGTTTTGACATAGTATTAGCGGATCCACCCTATCTGTCTGAGGAGTGTCTTAGAAAAACAGCAGAGACAATCAAATACTTAACAAAAGGAAAGATTCTGCTCTGTACAG GTGCAGTCATGGAAGAGCAGGCAGCGAAGCATCTTGGTGTGAAGATGTGCAATTTTACTCCAAAACATGCGCAAAACTTAGCCAATGAATTTCGATGTTATGTGAATTATGATTCTGGACTAGACCGTGATTCTAGCTGTTCAGAGTGTACATAA
- the EEF1AKMT1 gene encoding EEF1A lysine methyltransferase 1 isoform X2 translates to MRMGGDDDDDDIPQLSSHTLAALQEFYRDQREGTKISQGFKQYSIGSIEEDWLSQFWYDDETALCLAKEAILAAGRGGRIACVSAPSVYQKLKEQDDKDFSVCILEYDKRFSVYGEEFIFYDYNNPLNLPGNLIPHSFDIVLADPPYLSEECLRKTAETIKYLTKGKILLCTGAVMEEQAAKHLGVKMCNFTPKHAQNLANEFRCYVNYDSGLDRDSSCSECT, encoded by the exons ATG AGAAtgggtggtgatgatgatgatgacgacatCCCTCAGCTTTCATCCCATACGCTGGCTGCCCTGCAGGAGTTCTATAGAGATCAGAGAGAGGGCACAAAGATCTCCCAAGGGTTTAAACAGTATTCCATTGGCTCAATAGAGGAGGACTGG TTGAGCCAGTTTTGGTATGATGATGAGACTGCATTGTGCCTGGCTAAAGAAGCTATTCTGGCAGCTGGAAGAGGTGGCAG gaTAGCGTGTGTTAGTGCTCCAAGTGTTTACCAGAAACTGAAAGAACAGGATGACAAAGATTTTTCAGTGTGTATACTGGAATATGACAAAAGATTTTCTGTATACGGAGAGGAATTTATCTTCTATGATTACAACAATCCATTGAATTTACCTGGAAATCTCATACCACACAGTTTTGACATAGTATTAGCGGATCCACCCTATCTGTCTGAGGAGTGTCTTAGAAAAACAGCAGAGACAATCAAATACTTAACAAAAGGAAAGATTCTGCTCTGTACAG GTGCAGTCATGGAAGAGCAGGCAGCGAAGCATCTTGGTGTGAAGATGTGCAATTTTACTCCAAAACATGCGCAAAACTTAGCCAATGAATTTCGATGTTATGTGAATTATGATTCTGGACTAGACCGTGATTCTAGCTGTTCAGAGTGTACATAA
- the EEF1AKMT1 gene encoding EEF1A lysine methyltransferase 1 isoform X3 codes for MGGDDDDDDIPQLSSHTLAALQEFYRDQREGTKISQGFKQYSIGSIEEDWQLSQFWYDDETALCLAKEAILAAGRGGRIACVSAPSVYQKLKEQDDKDFSVCILEYDKRFSVYGEEFIFYDYNNPLNLPGNLIPHSFDIVLADPPYLSEECLRKTAETIKYLTKGKILLCTGAVMEEQAAKHLGVKMCNFTPKHAQNLANEFRCYVNYDSGLDRDSSCSECT; via the exons AtgggtggtgatgatgatgatgacgacatCCCTCAGCTTTCATCCCATACGCTGGCTGCCCTGCAGGAGTTCTATAGAGATCAGAGAGAGGGCACAAAGATCTCCCAAGGGTTTAAACAGTATTCCATTGGCTCAATAGAGGAGGACTGG CAGTTGAGCCAGTTTTGGTATGATGATGAGACTGCATTGTGCCTGGCTAAAGAAGCTATTCTGGCAGCTGGAAGAGGTGGCAG gaTAGCGTGTGTTAGTGCTCCAAGTGTTTACCAGAAACTGAAAGAACAGGATGACAAAGATTTTTCAGTGTGTATACTGGAATATGACAAAAGATTTTCTGTATACGGAGAGGAATTTATCTTCTATGATTACAACAATCCATTGAATTTACCTGGAAATCTCATACCACACAGTTTTGACATAGTATTAGCGGATCCACCCTATCTGTCTGAGGAGTGTCTTAGAAAAACAGCAGAGACAATCAAATACTTAACAAAAGGAAAGATTCTGCTCTGTACAG GTGCAGTCATGGAAGAGCAGGCAGCGAAGCATCTTGGTGTGAAGATGTGCAATTTTACTCCAAAACATGCGCAAAACTTAGCCAATGAATTTCGATGTTATGTGAATTATGATTCTGGACTAGACCGTGATTCTAGCTGTTCAGAGTGTACATAA